In one Silene latifolia isolate original U9 population chromosome 10, ASM4854445v1, whole genome shotgun sequence genomic region, the following are encoded:
- the LOC141604582 gene encoding serine carboxypeptidase-like 18 isoform X1 encodes MRFAKKADFGVCVHCDMDSTAAISEEWDPHVVNYLPGYQGHLPFTLQTGYVGVGESEEVQLFYYFVESERDVATDPLMLWLTGGPGCSAFSGLVFEIGPFTFDYPRSHSGSGIPVLQLNPYSWTKVASIIFLDSPVGTGFSYATTHDGYYSNDTLQSSHIYQFLTKWLTNHPNFRTSPLYISGDSYAGQIVPIVVQEILTGTPLLLTLVLDKGMKLDLCQK; translated from the exons ATGAGGTTTGCCAAAAAAGCAGACTTTGGTGTATGTGTACATTGTGACATGGACAGCACAGCAG CGATATCTGAGGAGTGGGACCCACATGTTGTCAACTACCTGCCTGGTTATCAAGGCCATCTTCCCTTCACTCTTCAAACTGG GTATGTAGGAGTAGGAGAATCAGAAGAGGTGCAGTTATTCTATTACTTTGTCGAATCCGAAAGAGATGTTGCAACTGACCCACTTATGCTCTGGCTCACTGGTGGTCCTGGTTGCTCTGCTTTCAGTGGCCTCGTCTTTGAAATTGGTCCATTCACCTTTGATTATCCGCGAAGTCATTCAGGATCAGGCATACCAGTGCTGCAGTTAAATCCTTATTCATGGACCAAG GTAGCTAGCATTATATTTCTGGATTCGCCAGTCGGAACTGGCTTCTCCTATGCCACCACTCATGACGGATACTATAGTAACGACACCTTGCAGTCATCACATATCTACCAATTTTTGACAAAG TGGCTTACAAATCATCCAAATTTCAGAACCAGTCCTTTATACATTTCTGGTGATTCGTATGCAGGACAAATTGTTCCAATTGTTGTGCAGGAGATTTTGACCG GAACTCCATTACTCCTAACCCTAGTCCTAGATAAG GGAATGAAGTTGGACTTGTGCCAAAAATGA
- the LOC141604582 gene encoding serine carboxypeptidase-like 18 isoform X2, whose protein sequence is MRFAKKADFGVCVHCDMDSTAAISEEWDPHVVNYLPGYQGHLPFTLQTGYVGVGESEEVQLFYYFVESERDVATDPLMLWLTGGPGCSAFSGLVFEIGPFTFDYPRSHSGSGIPVLQLNPYSWTKVASIIFLDSPVGTGFSYATTHDGYYSNDTLQSSHIYQFLTKDKLFQLLCRRF, encoded by the exons ATGAGGTTTGCCAAAAAAGCAGACTTTGGTGTATGTGTACATTGTGACATGGACAGCACAGCAG CGATATCTGAGGAGTGGGACCCACATGTTGTCAACTACCTGCCTGGTTATCAAGGCCATCTTCCCTTCACTCTTCAAACTGG GTATGTAGGAGTAGGAGAATCAGAAGAGGTGCAGTTATTCTATTACTTTGTCGAATCCGAAAGAGATGTTGCAACTGACCCACTTATGCTCTGGCTCACTGGTGGTCCTGGTTGCTCTGCTTTCAGTGGCCTCGTCTTTGAAATTGGTCCATTCACCTTTGATTATCCGCGAAGTCATTCAGGATCAGGCATACCAGTGCTGCAGTTAAATCCTTATTCATGGACCAAG GTAGCTAGCATTATATTTCTGGATTCGCCAGTCGGAACTGGCTTCTCCTATGCCACCACTCATGACGGATACTATAGTAACGACACCTTGCAGTCATCACATATCTACCAATTTTTGACAAAG GACAAATTGTTCCAATTGTTGTGCAGGAGATTTTGA